The following proteins come from a genomic window of Gordonia westfalica:
- a CDS encoding MlaD family protein codes for MKKSRLHRFSTHDGVIGAVVLLVVVALLGTLAVIYLRPPGQKSITFEVTDASAIEPGEDVRVAGISVGKVSEVTLAPDRVQVTARIDEETFVGDQTRLEVRMLTPVGGYAITMIPMGREELTTPIPAERVTVPYSIGDIIQAVPSTTDEVDAGEVNSNLDQVAKALGSNDTSLRGIVDGLESVTEVFDKQRGQVHQIAGLAAEYLQTFNGNREFVFELIRKIDMVVSAYHVNSAGFNYAYKLFANVLYKLSPFMRFYLGHSDLVAQHVNQMKDTIIRLQQQLGPAIDGLVSTRKQLAQWITPQGMREIGGDALWTENVCIPIPGRNC; via the coding sequence ATGAAGAAGAGCCGGCTGCACCGGTTCTCGACACACGACGGTGTGATCGGCGCGGTGGTCCTACTGGTCGTCGTGGCACTGCTGGGCACCCTCGCGGTCATCTACCTGCGGCCGCCGGGCCAGAAGTCGATCACCTTCGAGGTCACCGACGCCTCCGCGATCGAACCGGGCGAAGACGTCCGCGTCGCCGGGATCAGCGTCGGGAAGGTCAGCGAGGTGACCCTCGCGCCGGACCGGGTCCAGGTGACCGCACGGATCGACGAGGAGACCTTCGTCGGCGACCAGACCCGCCTCGAGGTCCGGATGCTCACCCCGGTCGGCGGCTACGCGATCACGATGATCCCGATGGGGCGGGAAGAACTGACCACACCCATTCCGGCAGAACGGGTCACCGTGCCCTACTCGATCGGCGACATCATCCAGGCGGTGCCCAGCACCACCGACGAGGTCGACGCCGGCGAGGTCAACTCGAACCTGGACCAGGTCGCGAAGGCGCTCGGCTCCAACGACACCTCCCTCCGGGGCATCGTGGACGGCCTGGAGTCGGTCACCGAGGTCTTCGACAAGCAGCGCGGTCAGGTCCATCAGATCGCCGGACTGGCTGCGGAGTACCTCCAGACCTTCAACGGCAACCGTGAATTCGTCTTCGAACTGATCCGCAAGATCGACATGGTCGTCAGCGCCTATCACGTGAACTCGGCGGGCTTCAACTACGCCTACAAGCTGTTCGCGAACGTGCTGTACAAGCTGTCCCCGTTCATGCGCTTCTACCTCGGCCACAGTGATCTGGTCGCCCAGCACGTGAACCAGATGAAGGACACCATCATCCGGCTGCAGCAGCAGCTGGGACCAGCCATCGACGGCTTGGTCTCCACGCGGAAACAGCTGGCGCAGTGGATCACTCCGCAGGGCATGCGTGAGATCGGCGGCGACGCGCTGTGGACCGAGAACGTGTGCATTCCGATTCCGGGAAGGAACTGCTGA
- a CDS encoding MlaD family protein, translating into MLTSRNTLFAGIKVAIVAVITVLLFILVINAMRNPVDAQVVKYRADFTDASGLHENGDVRFRGKRIGKITAVDLQHDADGKPFARVEFTMEDQQKLTSTTKLAIKYQNLTGVRYLDVRPGDEPGQMVSHASTSQTVPSFDITGLFNGLQPVLTTMDADEVNQFSENAIALLQGDGSGLGPMLDSTQKLADYAKNRQQLISTLTANLARIADTMGGRSPQVMGFLEAVDLPISNAMTVLDEFAVTASAGPALFEPVERLLVALGINEQFNVDEFLQTSFKSMQEALNSFQLMPNALAGLRGIDTRASFSKQCTNGRAQLPADVRVLMSGSEVVLCQR; encoded by the coding sequence ATGCTGACGTCTCGCAACACGCTCTTCGCCGGCATCAAGGTCGCGATCGTCGCGGTGATCACCGTCCTGTTGTTCATCCTGGTGATCAACGCGATGCGCAACCCGGTCGACGCCCAGGTGGTCAAGTACCGCGCCGACTTCACCGATGCATCCGGACTGCACGAGAACGGTGACGTCCGCTTCCGCGGCAAGCGCATCGGCAAGATCACCGCGGTGGATCTGCAACACGATGCCGACGGGAAGCCCTTCGCCCGAGTCGAATTCACGATGGAAGACCAGCAGAAGCTGACGTCGACCACCAAGCTCGCGATCAAGTACCAGAACCTCACCGGCGTGCGTTACCTCGACGTGCGACCCGGGGACGAGCCCGGTCAGATGGTCAGCCATGCGTCGACCTCCCAGACAGTGCCGTCCTTCGACATCACCGGTCTGTTCAACGGACTCCAACCGGTGCTGACGACCATGGACGCCGACGAGGTCAACCAGTTCAGCGAGAACGCGATCGCGTTGTTGCAGGGAGACGGTTCCGGTCTCGGACCGATGCTCGACAGCACGCAGAAACTGGCGGACTACGCGAAGAACCGGCAGCAGCTGATCTCCACCCTCACCGCAAATCTCGCGCGCATCGCCGACACCATGGGCGGGCGTTCACCTCAGGTCATGGGGTTCCTGGAGGCCGTGGACCTGCCGATCAGCAATGCGATGACGGTGCTCGACGAGTTCGCGGTGACGGCGAGTGCAGGCCCGGCCCTGTTCGAACCCGTCGAGCGACTCCTGGTGGCGTTGGGCATCAACGAGCAGTTCAATGTCGACGAGTTCCTCCAGACCTCGTTCAAGTCGATGCAGGAAGCGCTGAACTCGTTCCAGCTCATGCCGAATGCGCTGGCCGGCCTGCGGGGGATCGACACCCGCGCGTCGTTCTCGAAGCAGTGCACGAACGGACGTGCGCAGCTCCCCGCCGATGTCCGTGTGCTCATGAGTGGTAGCGAGGTGGTCCTGTGCCAGCGATGA
- a CDS encoding mammalian cell entry protein, whose product MSVNSSQDFIRGDVRGQSRTLVTAGLSALVVLVVVVAVFAVVYPRATAPRGTDLHLVLPALGPGVENGSRVLLRGAEVGEVTGIDATEPGVVHVDVVLDDQAAGSLTDSFQLDYRPQNYFGVTAVNLVAMPGGESLRSGQTVRREAAPDFTMSTMIERSSIVVDGTLTRDMIDSLDEVMRYANGLSPLIETAVIFTDKVARTQRQMPSTLLGKMNDLAEAFPGFNREAMKSLDAISNNVLNKLPDGSRGVDEAYHDLMDRSLTVAADGLFGAIGTLLGSHATDLTPVVTSIKYLVDPVPQMIGGGASMAKTRKAIEQLRNTFKGNEEAKTLQIRLLLDTVPAVAGPLARMGVVDGPRVGGN is encoded by the coding sequence GTGTCAGTGAACAGCAGTCAGGACTTCATCAGAGGAGATGTCCGGGGGCAGTCCCGGACGCTCGTCACGGCCGGCCTCTCGGCGCTGGTGGTGTTGGTGGTCGTCGTCGCGGTGTTCGCGGTGGTCTATCCCCGCGCGACCGCGCCCCGGGGAACCGATCTGCACCTGGTTCTCCCGGCACTGGGACCCGGCGTCGAGAACGGGAGCCGGGTCCTGCTCCGCGGGGCCGAGGTCGGCGAGGTGACCGGTATCGACGCGACCGAACCCGGTGTCGTCCACGTCGACGTGGTGCTCGACGACCAGGCGGCGGGCAGCCTCACCGATTCGTTCCAGCTCGACTACCGGCCGCAGAACTACTTCGGCGTCACCGCGGTCAACCTCGTGGCGATGCCGGGTGGGGAGTCCCTGCGCAGCGGGCAGACCGTACGCCGTGAGGCCGCACCGGATTTCACCATGTCGACGATGATCGAACGCAGCTCGATCGTGGTGGACGGGACGCTGACCCGCGACATGATCGACAGCCTCGACGAGGTGATGCGCTACGCCAACGGCCTGTCGCCGCTGATCGAGACCGCGGTCATCTTCACCGACAAGGTGGCGCGTACGCAGCGCCAGATGCCGAGCACACTCCTCGGCAAGATGAACGACCTCGCCGAGGCCTTCCCCGGTTTCAACCGGGAGGCGATGAAGAGCCTGGATGCGATCAGCAACAACGTCCTCAACAAGCTGCCTGATGGTTCACGCGGCGTGGACGAGGCCTACCACGACCTGATGGACCGGTCCCTCACCGTCGCCGCCGACGGGCTGTTCGGCGCCATCGGCACCCTGCTGGGCTCGCACGCCACGGATCTGACCCCGGTGGTCACCTCGATCAAGTACCTGGTCGACCCGGTGCCGCAGATGATCGGCGGCGGTGCGTCGATGGCAAAGACACGAAAGGCGATCGAACAGTTGCGCAACACGTTCAAGGGCAACGAGGAGGCCAAGACCTTGCAGATCCGTCTGCTCCTCGACACCGTGCCCGCGGTCGCGGGTCCGCTGGCCCGCATGGGTGTCGTCGACGGCCCGCGCGTCGGAGGTAACTGA
- a CDS encoding MlaE family ABC transporter permease — protein MTTESATASAGIVRLGRALNERVTAAIATFGQIVVFVGKTFALLPTTIRHYRKQTLKTMNDMAWGSGSIIVDGGVVSLMFFLGIAVGSVVAIMAFMAFDLLGFGALTGIINSFGNIRVVAPIITGIGFAAQAGCRMTAEIGAMRISEEIDATETMGLRAIPFVVGTRLIGGMLVVLPSYLMALVVSFITGGLIVKLFHDQPEGTYDHYFAQFISIPDLLASVAKALIFCAVITIIHCYYGYFASGGPAGVGAASGRAIRASLVAIVVLNFLMTVAIWGLNPVLPFRG, from the coding sequence ATGACGACAGAGAGTGCTACGGCAAGCGCGGGGATCGTCCGCCTGGGCCGAGCGTTGAACGAACGCGTGACCGCGGCCATCGCGACCTTCGGTCAGATCGTGGTGTTCGTCGGCAAGACCTTCGCGTTGTTGCCGACGACGATTCGCCACTATCGCAAGCAAACACTCAAGACCATGAACGACATGGCCTGGGGGAGTGGCTCGATCATCGTCGACGGCGGTGTGGTCAGCCTGATGTTCTTCCTGGGCATCGCGGTGGGTTCGGTGGTCGCGATCATGGCCTTCATGGCCTTCGACCTCCTCGGGTTCGGCGCGCTGACCGGAATCATCAACTCGTTCGGCAACATCCGCGTGGTGGCGCCGATCATCACCGGCATCGGCTTCGCCGCGCAGGCAGGCTGCCGGATGACCGCGGAGATCGGCGCCATGCGAATCTCCGAGGAGATCGACGCGACCGAGACCATGGGTCTGCGGGCCATCCCGTTCGTGGTGGGAACCCGACTCATCGGCGGCATGCTCGTGGTGCTGCCGAGCTACCTGATGGCGCTGGTCGTCAGCTTCATCACCGGCGGACTGATCGTGAAACTCTTCCACGACCAACCCGAGGGAACCTACGACCACTACTTCGCGCAGTTCATCTCGATACCGGATCTTCTCGCTTCGGTCGCCAAGGCGCTCATCTTCTGCGCGGTGATCACCATCATCCATTGCTATTACGGCTATTTCGCATCCGGTGGGCCGGCAGGTGTCGGCGCCGCATCCGGGCGCGCCATCCGCGCAAGCCTGGTCGCCATCGTCGTTCTCAATTTCCTCATGACCGTGGCCATCTGGGGCCTCAATCCGGTCCTTCCGTTCAGGGGTTGA
- a CDS encoding ABC transporter permease produces MTVSALGGRSPGIRSAEALRRFVAGVIDRISRSLATIGRSARLAGEMIRFAITDTFTLRLAGGEVIDQMWKLFKVTALPALLMAVPIGAEVSVQVGGVMDQVGANSLAGAASGLGVVNQGAPMAAGLLMSGAAASAIASDLGARSIREEIEAMRVIGVNPVQRLIVPRFLAMLAIAPALCVMIIASGVGAGLAIAANVNDVVPASFWQSFGTFATPTDLMFSVLKAVLFAFIVVVIASLRGLEAKGGPKGVANAVNASVVLSVLCIFMTNMAVSQLQAMFFPAQLA; encoded by the coding sequence ATGACTGTCAGTGCTCTGGGAGGGCGCAGTCCGGGAATCAGATCGGCCGAGGCGCTCCGCAGGTTCGTCGCCGGCGTGATCGACCGGATCAGTCGTAGTCTGGCGACCATCGGTCGTTCGGCGCGACTGGCCGGGGAGATGATCCGGTTCGCGATCACCGACACCTTCACCCTCCGCCTGGCCGGCGGTGAAGTGATCGACCAGATGTGGAAGCTCTTCAAGGTCACCGCGCTTCCCGCGCTGCTGATGGCGGTTCCGATCGGTGCCGAGGTCTCGGTTCAGGTCGGTGGCGTCATGGATCAGGTCGGCGCCAACTCCCTTGCGGGCGCGGCGTCGGGTCTCGGCGTGGTGAACCAGGGCGCGCCGATGGCCGCCGGCCTCCTGATGAGTGGTGCGGCAGCGTCGGCGATCGCCTCCGACCTCGGTGCGCGGTCGATCCGCGAGGAGATCGAGGCGATGAGGGTGATCGGCGTCAACCCGGTGCAGCGGCTCATCGTGCCGCGGTTCCTGGCGATGCTCGCCATCGCCCCGGCGCTCTGCGTGATGATCATCGCGTCCGGTGTGGGCGCGGGCCTGGCAATCGCGGCGAACGTCAACGACGTTGTCCCGGCGAGCTTCTGGCAGTCCTTCGGAACCTTCGCAACCCCGACCGACCTGATGTTCTCGGTGCTGAAGGCCGTGTTGTTCGCCTTCATCGTCGTGGTCATCGCAAGCTTGCGCGGACTCGAGGCCAAGGGTGGTCCCAAAGGTGTGGCCAACGCGGTCAACGCCTCGGTGGTCCTCAGTGTCCTGTGCATTTTCATGACGAACATGGCGGTCAGTCAGCTGCAGGCCATGTTCTTCCCGGCCCAACTGGCGTGA